atttttcaccattttctgacatttatagaccaaacaactaatcgattaatcgagaaaacaatcaacagattaatcaacaatgaaaataatcgttagttgaagccctaatctaaacaattaatcaataatataatctacagattaactgataatgaaaataattgttagctgTAGCCCTAAAACggtttcagaaaaaaacacccTGCCATAAGTTACTCTACCAATAATACTGCATATTCTCATGCTATTTTAGCATCACATATACTAAAATGTGTACAGTAGATAAATactaataaacaaaaacattctctGGACACTAAAAGGCTCATCTTACCCAGGAATTATGGGGAAACCTTAGCTTGCTGGTTTAAACGTTCTGCTGGTTTGACTCACCTGTCTCCCCTGCTTAGGACCGGTGGGTGTGCTGCTGGAGCTGCGAGGTGTGGGTCCCAGCAGCCCCCCGCTGCCCAACAGGCCCAGCCTGGCACCCGGCAAGCTCCTGGAGGGCATCTGGAACTGGCGAAGGCTCCTCCTGGCCGACACGCTGCCCCCAACACAGCTAGCGGTGGGGAGAGAGTTGGACTGGCCGAAACGGCTGCAGCAGGACGAGACAAAAAGTGAGTTCCTGATCACAGGAACGTGTTAACAAAAGAGCAGTTATACATTCACTAAGGTTCACAAATAATGAGCTGAACTGTCAAcataggcgcagtttgaactttaatgttgggggttcacaaaaaacaaatctagagggaatgcaatgtgtacaacgcagagaggtctaatgtattggGATGTGTGTAGCTTACATATTACACTCTCCAAACAGAATGTGATGCGAGCAAGCGTCAgtcacaaaatcagtttgattattTGATATTAGAAtgtcctaactggctgcgaGCAACGAAGCGCAATGgggcgttttgtttttttttcaaaacggCACgcttcaaaaacacaaatgtcggAAGATAGCAAGTACTGCTCACCCATCTTTtcagtggttacgtctccagtgtGATCTTGaccgcacagctgataggtacgtggtttgtgTACATGACGTAACAGAGGTGCATATTTAACGATGTGGACAGAGAGTGTCCgatgttattaggctataagaaaataaaaagaccacaaatctaACTTCTTATCtggttggtttcttattctgtcaatatgaAGACACAACAATGTCGATATTATTAATCATTACACTTAATTATTAGTTCtgcgttattataaaaaatatggaGGCATTTCTAGGAggttcagtgagccccctgaaccaatgCAAAGTGCGCCTGTGACGGTCATACCAAAAGGAGCAAAATAAGATAGATACTCCAATATGACTGTAAAAAAGTCAGACATTTTAATAACAAGCTGCAAACATTTTCGCACAATATTCTGTGGTATTGTGGAGGAGAAAGACAAATGTTCTGAACTAAGTTGAACTTCtagtaataatacaaaaatgaagATAAAATTaccacctacctactgtagttgTGGTGATAATTTCATCTCTGCAAAATCACACCTCTACACAGGTAACACTGTCTtcaaaatgatgaataaatcaTTCTCTAACTCACTTCTGTTTGTCTACATTTATGCTTTTGTAATTGTATACATGTTAACAAAGGAAATAATAAGAGGAATCAGTGAACTTAATGTAAAGTGTTGCTACTGTACATTTAGCACCATaccttttctctgtgtgtgataTGTAAAATATAGCTGTATCTGTTCTAACGGGCTCTAACATTCCCCACTCATTCGATCATTTAAAGCCAGAAATCTGTGGTCTTTTCTATTTTCTAAGTTAAAGCGACTCTGATTGTAGGTGTTTTCCTTACAGCCAGTTAAACTCATAAAATGAAAGCTACTGTGTGTCTGTTTACCTCCTCTGCGGTCGGTACCCTGCTATGTCGAGGAGGGTTTTCCTTGGAATGGACCGGAACAGCCTCTGGACCTGTTGTTTCCATGACAACAGTCTCTTCTTCTGCGTCTCAGTGAAGGACTGACGGGGAGGGGgacggggagggggagggggatgGGGAGGGGAGAACAGGGAGTACGAATCGGATGAAACAAAGCGTGACTGGTGAAGAGCATGGCTGAGGATTTTCAAGTACATTGTGTCTCAACAAATGACACAGAACCCTCCTTCACATAAGAATACATCTAAAGCATGATACTGCACATTTATACTATAAACATAATGAAACTGACATTTTACTCAACTCAAGAgtttcagagagacagagagtggtCTGGATGACAGCATTCCTCTTTAAACTAGCAGAACTCAGCTATGATCCATGGTATGTATGCCTGGGTCTGTCATTTTACTGACAACTCAATTCAAATTATCAAATTGATGAATTATCTCAACATTTCAATTTAGTGAAAGTTTCTGCTGGGGgctaaaatgttaataataagacggtgtattagggccattgtaagtaagtaggtaggtaggtaggtaggtaggtaggtaagtaAGCAAGCAAGCAAGTAAGTAAGTtattaagtaagtaagtaaataagtaaataaataaataaataaattaaataaataaataaatattttaaggGGAGAAATATTCAGAGGAAAAATTCAGATTTTCTGTCGtaaattatgagaaaaaaactcacaatttACGAGTAAAAAACTCAGagattctctgagattaaactcaCAAACTTTGTAGGAaaaatactgtgtttttttgtcaaggAACCACATTGCTTCACTTTGCAAGTTTGAATCAACCTCTTCACACCACAGACGCTGCTGCTTGCCACGTATTATGCCTACAGTGGATGACCTAGTCAAATTATACTTTGCAATCGGATTCAGCAATACTTAGGGAATTAAGGAAATACTTGTGATTTTAGCCCAGAATCCCCATACTACCATAAGCATCCAGACTTCTAAGGGACATTACCATGAAATGGGCCTATTatgaaggaaaaacaaactgatttgagattttttcttgtaaatttaccacttaaatctctttttataatttttataattattattttgtacctacaatggccctaaagCGTCTTTTTATTGGTGCGGGCCTCCGTAGATGGCGCGTGCACTACAAGCATGCAAAGATGCTCAGCATGTTGTTCATTGCAGTATGCTCCGAAACGCCAGGAGgcgtacaaacaaaatattctgtagataagcaagaagtcaacgagtggcACCGGAAAGGAAAGTAGGTGTAGGTTGCCTGGCAGtagtagtaaacactaaactCCGACATACGTACCGCCAAGCATTGCatctgtgtactgtaattattactgtctCTTGCCTCCAAGTCTAAAATACTTTTTATCTCTCGGTGCTTCCCCTCCCGTCGCCACTCTATCCATAAAACCTTTGtttagcttttacaaaacgatctctcattttctttcacagcctgcagctGAAAGCCTCTTCTTTCCCCAGTGTGTTGCCTGTTTCTTTCCAAGTATTTAATGTCATGCGACTGTCCCTGTTGTCTCTCAGTGAACAGTcgtagagatgtctgtacaggcCAACCTGCTTGGCCAGTCTTCCCTCGAAggcatccatgttgaaatgaaaagcgCAGCGCGCACAGTCGGCGCATAGTTACAAAGATTCAGAGGTGCAGACAAACCACCGCGACAACTTGTGGAGCCTTCGCGCACCATGCAAAAGCCCTGATGACGCAAGTTTCTGGCACAAGCACATCACGCAAGCTTTAATAATTCGTTGTATAATAATAAGgttgaaaaaaatgatgataTATGCATATACCGGTATTTATATGCATGTATAAACATATTTACTGAATGTATTTGGGATAGACCTACTAAATATTATGTGACGATATTGAATTACGGATGCTACTTTGACCTtgaagtgaccatgctccttttatcCGTCCTAAACAACCTGTATTGTCTCTTCCTGGTTTATAGTATATGCTGtatctatacagtatatggtgttttttctgagttttgaattttgaattttGACATAAAAAGTGTGTGAAATACATGGTGTATTCCAGAGGGAGTGGGTACCTCATGGATAAGGCACTTGTCGATGAGTTGTAGGTAGGAGCTGATGTTGTCCTCGTCTGACCTGGACACCAGTAGCTGGGTACAAACTGACGAGGATGGAAAATATGACattaaaactaaacaaaaacctCCCCCAACCAATAAAAACAATCTCTGGTGAGTGCTGGTGCATCCAGCTCACCTTTGCCCATGACACGTGTGAACTGGCCGGGTAGATCCCCCTCGGCGATGACGCTCGAGCCTGACTCGGCCTCCCCGCCGCCTCCGCCGACCCCGGTCAGGTGGGAGCCAGGCGCTGCGCTCTTGCCGTCGGGGCTCAGCAAGAGGCGCTGCAGGGAGGCCTCCTCGCCCCCAATGAAAGCCTTGATAGGCGTCATGATCATCTGGTGGAGCTCCTGCAGTGGGGCTCGCAGGTTACTGCCCTCCAACACATCCTGGTGGTGGTAAACGAtgaaaaggaagaggagagagggaaggtaTGGAGCCGATCAGAAACAGATTTTTACGATGAAATGTTGACATCCATCCACAGATCTTGTGTGGAATTTACAATGAAGCAGCTTTAAGCTACTTGTGTGAACCACCAAAAATCTACATAATCATTatggctgggacgatacacctttCTCCTGATCGATACCATTACGATACTTGGGCGCTGATATGTATTGCGAATTtgaagtattgcgatttgatattatgatttatagtgatttttgttcactttttgaacactagaccatggggaaaagggGAATACagacacttctagggactttgaGTTTgagaaatatctaaattgatccagtaaaaatgttttatcgtcagcatgtatgtagtcagagatgtcctgaaatcaaatatgtcaggatcattgtcaggaattatttattaaatattttccaacaacccaaaaatcaaagaataaagaattttccctcacaaattagtggtattttcttttttattcgtaagggacatgtaatgttttaaaccAATCAATCTTATGTCCATATATTTATCTTATATATACTGTTCCCGTTGTTAACAACGACGTATTTACACATGTACTCCCGCTAACAAGTCCGTTGCCatctctcccgtcagctccgttctctttatccagcAATGGCCAGCtcagtttgaatgcatttaacagaaatgtcagtatatgggtgctctacagttgtagcgtcggcccatttgaccacggggacgagagcgacggccggctcgaccgcacgttactgcaatacgataacgtttcctgtccgtgacagagttagcgtgcagctttagccgtgatgtctagctctgcttctcctgtcaatgtgtgaaacccaaagtgtttccatcctttactggatgtgtagtgtttaccacgctggatttaacatgtgagggtgcaggtcgtatccacgacgaccctccaatgtttgttttggttgacggatacggaacggatatgacgtcgcgttactcagactacaacaataaaagcagtaacttccttctacctcctaCCTAAAATATATCGATTTTGGCATTAAAATATCTATTCCAAAAACTACTTTTGACCAACATGCTGAATATCAACAGACTTAAAGAGGGCGAGGGATCCCTGACCACACTGTCATGTGATAGAGCAGAGAATAAAGTAACACCAGAAATACATACATGCGCTTTTCCTTCACTACTTGTGTCCACGTGCATCATATCAGCCTCCCTCCCACCCTCCACACAGCAGCGCTCTACAGGAGTCTGTGTAAACCCAAAATACCAAGCAACAGGTGTCTCGTTTCCCCAGCCCTACCAATGCAGCGGTAACAAATTTTTAAATGAAGCGTTGGTGAAAAGGTTAAGCCTGAATTTAGCTGGGCCCAAGAAGTCCCTCCTGTGGTGTGCCCTTGAGCGCCATTGTCTTGCTTTGAAGGCTGAATGGAGGGTTGAGGGGTGGGGGAAGCGGATGGGTTTAAATATGGAGCCCAAAACTCTTCTTCCTGGATTAGGTGTTCCCTTAGCTGCCATCTCAGATCATAACACAGACTGAGAATGGCCACCCTTCTCATTAACACACGGGAAAAGAGAGGTGATGGCTATTAAGCACAATCACCAATAACACAAAATTAAagaatctaaaaaaaatcaacaaaactTCCAAATTCAAAAAATTCCAGGTAGGAGTGGAAGCTTTATTTTTGtgtgaagatgaagaggagaagaagaagaggatgtgATAAACTGTCACACTGACCTTTTCCAAGCTGCGCAGTAGGTTCTGCCTCTCTTTGAGCTTCAGAATGCTGATAACAATCTTGTGTCTTGCTCCTTTAGTGACCTTCTGTTGGAAGAAAGAGTTTTGTGTCAAACATCTCTTTGCTCGACTTTGCTAGCTACAAACACGAAGGGTGCTCCGATCGATTGGCCACCAATCGTTACTGTATCTGCCCATATTTGTCCTAAATAGTTTGATTGGTGGTCTCCATAAAAGGTGGATCAGAAGAGCCGATCAGATGCCTCAAAACATGAAAAACTATTTCTCTGCGCTGCTATAATGTGTCTTCAGGAGCTGTGTCTCTAAAGCCCATTTCACACAGCCTGTTCAAGGCGGGACTGTTGAACTGTTTTTCCACCTTGTTGTTCTGTATAAAAGTTATGGACACAGAATGGGGGGACAGAGTTGTTCTGCTGTGAATGGTGGGTACACACTACATGAGAATCAAGCCTATGGGCCCGATTCCCCCCTCCCGACAATGGTCAGCAACGCCCCGATtctttgatggttctaaagatgctctctccagatgttcctgtgttgtgaggtatgttaagagtttttttacatcccccgatcggctcagaagtccatcctgaccgcaccgatctcaaatcgtaaatattaaacattttcaatatttccgatcggatatcctgttgtgtgtggcgAACctgcggctaatgcatgagctaatgcaaaacgcaaAGAATGAAGTAGTAGTAAAATGGTACAGCAGTATTATGGGATCTGTGTATAAAAGGGGCTGATGAGAGTGTGTCTCTTTGAAAGAGAGTGGAATATGTTCATATATAATGTGCAATGTTGTTGACAatagttcaataaataaataaacaatgctACACAATAAATAGAAGGCTTCAAATAGACTTTGTGATCGGTATGGGCAGATACTGCTTCCAGCGGTTGGAGATTAGCCCCAAAAAACCTGATCAGAGCATCCTTACAAAATACTGGTGTAAAAGACTGATAGCTATTCCAGGAGATAAAGAGATGTGCAGTGTACAAACACAGGGTGTGAAGGTTCTTTCAAACTGGCCTGCTAGTTCTCTTTCAACAACAGTGAGGCAGATATTTTTGGGGGAAAATGTAACAGCTGGAGATGAAGGTTGGAAAGAAACAACTAATGAGGAAGTATATAGCGTCCCGGTGAGCGGTGTTCATTTTAGCTGCATCCTCTGTTTCAGAATAAACTCAACGTCTTTAGGTACAAGCACAGCAATCACCACATTCATCTTGTACCATTTATTCCAACATTATCAATTTAACCTGGCTAAAGATAGTTACATAATTACATCCCTTTTCAAAACTGAGATTAAAACTGGTCAATatcatatttaaatatttctttttatttaaaactaGAACAGAAAGCTGACATGTCTCTCTTTGTATTCATCTTCTGCCCCTCATGTACCAGAACTACAATCACACTACACTGTACTGTATTGTCAAATAGTAGAAGGTTTATATGGGTTTGATAATATTGACTGAATCAGTTTAGTCACTTTTCACAACTTACATTAGTGGGTAGAACAGAAAGTATACTGTAACAACATGTAAAGTTCTTTGACTTTTTACACATTCAATTGAAACTAACTGCTtctatgtgagtgtgtgtgtatatatatataaaaacctgTGCCTCTAGCTGTTCTTCAGTCAGTGACATCATCTCATCGTAGGTCATGGTGGAGAAGAGAGCGGCGTATTTATGGAGACGGAGACTCTTCAGCCACGCAGGAACATCTGTGGAGGAGAAGACAACTAATAGTTAGAAGAATAATTTCATTGGGTAGCTTAAATTCTTTATTATCACTGCTGCAGGCAACATACAGCCTACattgtttgtctttgttgtcaatacaaatatacatattcagTCACAACATTTTGAAAGTATTCATCATAGATGAAcataaaacagatttttgataaatgaaTAGTACATCCACATGGgctcagtgttgccaacttggcgACTTTGTCACTAGATTTAGCGTCTTTCCTTCTAAAAAGTGACTAGCGTCAAATTTAGTGACTTTTCCACATCAGGGAAAAAGCGAGAAATCTCTTATGTTTTAATTCATTCCCtgcatgctgctcagagtaatcacagtccACAGCTCTTCTGCCAACAGCACAGGGTCTCTGCCTCTCCTGTGCACAGGCAGGCAGTCAGTCGAAATAACCACTAAGCTTCATGCAAATtatatgtgatgatgtcatcaataTTCAAAATGGGCGTATGACATCATCTGgcaacttttggagctagtgttagctactttcattggaaagagagttggcaacactgcaTGGGGTACATGTTTAACTCCAGTACAGAGCtggaaaaacaaatatgtaCTGTACATCCATTTGTTTAATGTGTTTATCACACCAATATACAGCATATACAGTAAAGCACATATGAAATAAGATTTGCAATTTCTTAGGCAAATTTGTATGTATCTAATATAATGTCAGATTAAATCAACCTCAAATATAAGCATTTAGAAAGACATGCTGTTGGCAGAAGGATCACCAAATCCAGTTCTTATTGATCCCGTTTATTGAGACATTGCTCACTAATGCTCAGCTTGTCCAGGTTACAGTGTTAGCTAACAGACAGCTTTGTTCTAATGTGCAGTTTTTGgttgttgtttcttttcttctacATCTAGAACTGCAGTACAAACAAACTGGCCTTTTTGTGCAACTCAGAAGACAATCTAAACACTGTTTGCTGTATTTACACGTTTATGGTATGTTTCCTCTGTTGTTAAGGTTTATATTCAGCACTTTGACACACTTGCAGAAGCTCCGAGAGCAAACAGGGACATCTATGACTATATGGATACCGGTCGTCCCATTCCACATGATGTGGAGAGTCATTTAAAGACGCAGACCTCGACCTTCCAGTAAAGTCCAACAGACTTCAGCTGTCTGAGTGTTTGATCACAATTAGACAGTTGTTTGATTTAACTGAATAATGGATAAAGTGACAAGAGTTCAAAACCATGTCTGTGATGAACTCAAAACTAAATATTTGGCCAAGGAAGTGCACATACACCTACATGAAATGTTGAGAAGTCAATGCTCTGCAAACCTTATTCTACCTCCTGATACTTGACACCAGTGCAGTCTTCTCTGGCAGCTAACAGACAACTGAAACATTGTGTCAACATTTTCCTCTAAAGTGAAATTGACAAATGGTAGCTTCTTCTCTCGGGGCTGTCGATGATGAATGTTAGCGTTGCCTTCATGTTTAGCTCGATGACAAcataaaaaatctttgtaagagaaaaaaaaagactgaggCTACTTGAAAGGCCGAACTCCAACGCAGACAGCGATAGCCTCAGAGTCAGTTCACTGGGGTCGGCTGCTCTGGCCTCTGCTTCCCCTGACAAACTGCTCTGACTGGATCAACAACTTGCCAGAGCCTCTAGCTAGAGTCtagctgaacacacacagacagtcatATGAGGTGCTGCACTAAACCAGTCATGCAGAGCTTTCCATAAGCGCCGGCTAAACAGCTGACTACTCATTTAAGTCCAGCCGGctactttattatattagttTTTGATTCTAATAGAATAGTTTTGATCAACAAGTAGCGATTTGCTATGCATGTACATTTTATAACCACTACCTCTGCTTCAAAACAATGTGAGCATGATGGTAGAGAAATGTACCTGGCATATAGCCTATGGCCTGTAGTGGTATTCAAATGTGCCACAGGCCACCAAATATGGGTTTTTACAGCCAGAATTTTTCTCTGGCAGCCTGCCACAGTCTCATTTGTcccgccacagtttcataatgaaccgaaaATATTTGTACACTTCTCAACGGGTGGGGTCCGCTCAGTCTCCCTGGTGGATTCCGTCAGGGACGGCATATCGGTGGTGGAGGATCCCCTTGTGGAACTTTGCACCAACGCTGGCTGGACCTCGCTGGTTGCATTTCCTTCATCTTGGTGCGCTGCGACCAGCTCTAGGTAGGCTTGGAAGGGCCCACGGTGGCTCGTGGCATCGGCCGTGAGCTTTACAGCACCACTCGCCCAGACCTCGTCACTTCCCGTGGCTGTGAACTTAGTGCTCGCTGCATCCTCTCTCCCTGCGTTGAGAGACGGGGGCTCTCCGCTCCCGGCGCCACTGACGGGTGGCGGCGATGTCGGGAATCCACCCAACCCATCTTGAAACACGTCTTGCTTACCATGCTTTGTGGTTGTTActtttttgctgtgtcatcaccattcatatctatacaaccaatgtgtttatgatcaACTTGTCTGCAAGAGCACAGAAtacttcatagatctagcctcttcattttgctcttaaagtgcaccagattgatgtaTTTAACTTGTACTAAACTTTCTTCCAGGGGAGCATAACCCTGTACCTCCCTAGCGGGTCCAAGGTCCACCCACCCAATCTCACAAAATCCTGTGGTAAACACTGAGGTCTTCTAAGCCTACATCTAGCACAGATACACAAAGTTGTTTTATTCCTTCTGAATCTTCTCAGAAGGTCATCGAACAGTGTACAACATTAAAAGCCTTCGCATCTAATTTCAGCAGAATAAAACACTTTTGAAATGGTATTATTTGTCTCCTGTAACCTGATCTATTGCTCTCCAGACTGCATCTGTCTCTATCTGTCCCTATCTTACCATACCAGAACATGGGATTTGTGGTTTTTACAAAGCCCAATCATTTAAATGGTACATCAGTTAAAAATAAGTCATTTAATACTTTTTTACAGCCTCAAGTGTAGGTAATATTTTTCATGTTCAAATGTCTTGCACAAACATTACACCATTGTtaaatgaattgtaataactttgtaTAATGCCTCTACTTTGCGTTAGTAGTTTTATAGTAAAGGGTACATGGAGTGTTTTTTCACGCTGTATTGTTGGGGACTCTTTTCAAGGGAAAGTAGCTACAGTCTGAACAAAAAGGCCTTCAAAAAGGTCTCAAAATCTAGCGACACAGTCACTAAGTTGACAACAGTAGTTTGGCTGAACCTGTTACACATGTGCATTtcaacagtgtgtgtgaatctgtCAGTGGCATTCACTTTCAGTTGAATTGTCCTACTAAGTGTTCATTGGTCTTTCATGCTCACCCCTCATGCCGCTGCCCTCGTCATGGAAGGAACTGCGGTGCAGACCTGAACATCCTCCTAAACCAGCCTCCTCCAGATGCTCGCTGCCTCCGCTGCCCGAAGAGGCAATGCTGCTCTGGGGTGAGAGAGGTGCGTGATCTGGGGCTGGGCCTCTAGCGGTCCGTAGGTCCTCCTGGGACAGCCAGACGTGGCCAAGAGGCTGGTTGCTGGGGCCGCTCATGGGAGGCGTGAGGGACACGGAGCGCTTCAGGGGACTGTGCTGCTGGCTGCCACCTCCACTCGTCAGGACTGAAAGACAACAGCAAGAGCAGTCAGGTAAGTGCAGGCTGCTAGAGGTTGGCTAAGACTAGAGAAAAAACACTGTTCCCTTAACACAAAGTTATTTAGTTGTTTACAATAATCAACTGATTACAACAAGACTAATGAAACAAAATCCACTACCCAACAGGACTTATCTTTCCTACACACCACAGTGTATAGCTATAagattaatattaataactgaTGGCTTTGCTTGACCCCCACATCACATACATTGTATTTGGTGACAACAAACAAATAGTGAGTAAAACATTTGAGCACcaaatgtgatgtgatgtgtcaCATTTGGTATATAATGTAAATCAAGTATATCAGATCACATATTTCAGGGTtcaacatttatgtttttttccacttgcCCATCTGGGCGAGTAGGTCAGAAATCTATTTGCGCCAAGTAAATTCTTACTTGCCCTTATAcaaattgtttgatttattagcGGTTaccaaataacaacaaagaccaaaGTTAACTGTCATGTTTAATCTAGAGTTTTGCCCCATCCTCTGacgccacccaactaaactcctgtttccagggtactttcttattttcaggttcatatatTTAGGGcacgagcacgaaagtgccaggacccaacggtgtcctggcacgaagtgcaaggaacctattgtttttctgcagattattattctttttccgctgggagatcgcgtttttgggaccttagccatccccaaaaactcaccagaactggtgggaaattcaatgttctggagtgactgggctcgggtttctccagggggctccatagcgccccctaacgtacgcagtttttccgagaaagtttcttcgatcttcacgaaattcaagtatgtcattgctcacgccctcatacctggattaaatgattttgagatttcttcggccaacaggaagtcagccatgttggacttcctgcgtgattttaaaatttacgaacgcatatttgaagactttaggatgcacaaaaaataatgaaactttacacacacatccaaactagtaattactttattttagtggtgaaattttgcttgggcgtggcatgttggctctctagcgcccccttatgtcttttagattttgaacatacctttaggtactcgaaaactcatgaaatttggcaaaatgatagacacctgtgaactttatgtaaatgtatagccattaggctcagtgtgtttagccggctctatagcgccccctaacgcgttgaaattttaactttgtcaaagttgatccgatattcatgaaatttggtatgcatatcccactcatcat
This window of the Sebastes fasciatus isolate fSebFas1 chromosome 2, fSebFas1.pri, whole genome shotgun sequence genome carries:
- the samd4a gene encoding protein Smaug homolog 1 isoform X1 is translated as MMFRDQVGVLASWFKGWNECEQTVALLSLLKRVSRTQARFLQLCLEHSLAECTELQVLEGEANNPGVISQWQGESKERVISLVLTHLPLLKPGNVEAKGEYMRLLPRILAHTIEHGRHLEESRQLLSYALIHPATSLEDRSALAQWLNHLEERAAARGDSLERPPPSGPHHHHHHQSTPPSTLSSSGSSSSTNTSSSGNLYSLHHHQRYGSDDRLNGWQSSRDSGLGGGWHQQQQGCENGHLLLYPSSSVPATINTVGTGGGGNTILTSGGGSQQHSPLKRSVSLTPPMSGPSNQPLGHVWLSQEDLRTARGPAPDHAPLSPQSSIASSGSGGSEHLEEAGLGGCSGLHRSSFHDEGSGMRDVPAWLKSLRLHKYAALFSTMTYDEMMSLTEEQLEAQKVTKGARHKIVISILKLKERQNLLRSLEKDVLEGSNLRAPLQELHQMIMTPIKAFIGGEEASLQRLLLSPDGKSAAPGSHLTGVGGGGGEAESGSSVIAEGDLPGQFTRVMGKVCTQLLVSRSDEDNISSYLQLIDKCLIHESFTETQKKRLLSWKQQVQRLFRSIPRKTLLDIAGYRPQRSRFGQSNSLPTASCVGGSVSARRSLRQFQMPSRSLPGARLGLLGSGGLLGPTPRSSSSTPTGPKQGRQGLWFANPGGSNSMPSRTHSSVQRTRSLPVHTTPQTMVMFQQAGIFTAQPVLKTQRRTKWLEGVARLYCGPNTTPPTHTQAPLQPQPNPLQNSLHPAHS
- the samd4a gene encoding protein Smaug homolog 1 isoform X3, which encodes MMFRDQVGVLASWFKGWNECEQTVALLSLLKRVSRTQARFLQLCLEHSLAECTELQVLEGEANNPGVISQWQGESKERVISLVLTHLPLLKPGNVEAKGEYMRLLPRILAHTIEHGRHLEESRQLLSYALIHPATSLEDRSALAQWLNHLEERAAARGDSLERPPPSGPHHHHHHQSTPPSTLSSSGSSSSTNTSSSGNLYSLHHHQRYGSDDRLNGWQSSRDSGLGGGWHQQQQGCENGHLLLYPSSSVPATINTVGTGGGGNTILTSGGGSQQHSPLKRSVSLTPPMSGPSNQPLGHVWLSQEDLRTARGPAPDHAPLSPQSSIASSGSGGSEHLEEAGLGGCSGLHRSSFHDEGSGMRDVPAWLKSLRLHKYAALFSTMTYDEMMSLTEEQLEKVTKGARHKIVISILKLKERQNLLRSLEKDVLEGSNLRAPLQELHQMIMTPIKAFIGGEEASLQRLLLSPDGKSAAPGSHLTGVGGGGGEAESGSSVIAEGDLPGQFTRVMGKVCTQLLVSRSDEDNISSYLQLIDKCLIHESFTETQKKRLLSWKQQVQRLFRSIPRKTLLDIAGYRPQRSRFGQSNSLPTASCVGGSVSARRSLRQFQMPSRSLPGARLGLLGSGGLLGPTPRSSSSTPTGPKQGRQGLWFANPGGSNSMPSRTHSSVQRTRSLPVHTTPQTMVMFQQAGIFTAQPVLKTQRRTKWLEGVARLYCGPNTTPPTHTQAPLQPQPNPLQNSLHPAHS